From the genome of Bryobacteraceae bacterium:
TCGGTTCACCCAGCCGGCACCCCGGCCACGCGTAGGCCCGCTGCGTCGCCGCCGTCCGCCAGTCGAAACTCTCCATCGTCAGCAGAAACCGCGTCGGCACTCCCGACGATCCGCCGGTGGCGTGCGGCACCAGCTTCCCCTTGTACGCCGCCGCCTTCATCTCGTCCCGGTGCTGCTGGATTTCCTCGCGCCCAAGCACCGGCAGCTTCGCGAAATCCTCGTGCGTCCGGATGTCGCCGAGCTCCGCCCCCGCTTCCTTGTACTTGCGCTGATAGTACGGTGAGCTCCCGAACGTCACCTCGAGCAGCTTGCGCAGCTCCCCCCACTGGAACTCGCGCAGCCTTTGCTCATTCCACCACTGGCTCTTCTCGAGAAATTTGAGGTTCCGGCAATAGCTCCGGCCCTGGACCCCGTTGTGCATCGGCAGCAGAACGTTTCCCAGCAGGGAACTGTAGTTGATTAGCGCCATCTCGTCCCGTACGTGCGTTTCGAAATCAACGGCCGCCGGAAGCCACCGTGATCGACAACACCCGCGACGCTGTTCTTACAGGATCTCCACCGTCAACGACCGTTACTGTGAACTCGGCTACCCCGGCCGCTTCCGGCGTTCCGGTGATCTCTCCATTTTCCGTCATTGCAAGACCCGTGGGTAGCGCCCCCCCGGTCACCGACCATTTGTACGGCCGGATCCCTCCGTACGCCTCGAGCACCGTCTGATACGATCCACCCTCCACGCCGTCCGGCACGCCCTCGGTCACCACCCGCAGCTCCGCCGCCGACGCCAGCACCACCAGCGCGATTTCCTGCTCCGCCGTTTCTCCTGCCGCATCCACCACCCGCACCCGCAGCGCGTAGTTCCCCGACTCGGCCGGAGTCCCGTACAAAATGCCGCTCGTGCTCTCCAACTGCAGCCCCGACGGCAACCCCGTCGCCGACCACCGGAACGGCGCAGTGCCCCCGCGAGCCTCCAGATGCGCGTCATACCAGGCGTCGAACACACCCACCGGCAATTCCGCCGTCGCAATCTCCACCGCCGGCGCCCGCGCCTCCACCCGCAATACGAACGCTCGGTCCGCCGTCTGCGGCGGCGCCGACGCATCCGTCACCCGCGCCGTGAACGTCGATGTCCCCGCGCGGCTCGGCGTCCCGCGCAGCTCCCCCTCCGCGCTCAACTCCATTCCCGCCGGCAACGTCCCTCCGCTCAACGACCACCGGTAGGGAGGCGTTCCTTCCGCCGCCCCGAGAAACACCTTGTACGCCACTCCCGCCGCCCCCGCCACCAGCGCCCCGGTCAGAATCCGCAGCGTCGCCGTCGACTGCGTCTGCCGCACCGCATAGGTTCCCGGACCGCCTTCCACAACGAGCGTCCCATCGCCGTTAACCCGCACTTCGCGCGTTCCCCCGTTCCCCTCGAGCGTGTAGACTCCCGGCTGCAACCCGGCCACTACCGCCTTTACCGCCCGCTCGGTCCGGAAGCGGACCTCTTTCCGTCCGTCTCCCCTGGCGAAAATCGATGCCCACGGCGTGTTGCTATCTACCTCGATGCCCTGGAACCCGTCGCTCAACTCCCGCATCCGCCGCACCGCCGGCATCGAATCCGCCGTATTCGCCGAAGGGAAGTGCGCCACCAGAAACTCGCTCTCTTCCCCGGCGCCGCCGTCGAGCTCCACCGTGTACGCCGTCTCGCCCGTCCGCGGCTGGTTCATTGCCGCCGTCAACCCGGCGCCGCCCACTTCCGGCAGCACCACCCGCGTCGACAGCCGCGCCTGCTGCCGCGTAAACACCAGGTCCGCCCCCCGCGCCTCGAACGCCGGCGTCGTGCTCTTATCGGCCCAGTAGTGCAGCCGCGTCTTCTTCGGCTTTGGAACGTCGGTGGCCACGTCGTCGTACACCACGATCGCGTCCCGGCCTCCGTTTTCCTTCCAGTGCACGAAGTGCCGGTAGGCCCGGTTCACCCGCGCTTCCGCCGTGTAGGCGTAGCGCGAGTTCACCCGAAAATAAACGTACTGGTCCGAACCCGTCTTCCGGTCAATCACCGGATTCGGACCGAGCGCCCCTAACAGGTTCGGCCGGATCTCCGCCACCAGTTTGTTTCCACCGTCGATCTCGACGTAGTTGCTCCGGTTCGGATTCGAGAATCCGCTGCCGCCCTCGGAATTATCCGCGAGCAGCACTTCTTTCTTGCTGATCCGGTAGGCGCCCGGCCCCGGATATCCAGCCAGATGATCCACCGGCCGGCTCAACGCCAGCGCAAACAGCATCGTTGCGTCTTCGTCCCAGTTCTGCTTGCTCACCACCGCCTGGAACGCGCTGTTCGGATTCCATTCCGGGTCATAGTCGGTTTCGGTGAAAAAATGATACGGTGGCAACTCCTTCCGGTAATCCCGGCAGTTGTCGCCGCCGCACGCATTGTCCGGATCGAAGTAAGCCAGCGCCCAGGGAATGTTATTGAACCCGGTCGCCCCCTGCAACACACGCACGTCGAGCCACTTCGCGACGTTGGCATACCAATGGTTGGCATAGGACGCCTCAGCCGTCCCTCCGTACACCGCCTGCCCGGTCACGATGTATTTCAGATGCCGGGGCAGCAGCTCCTCCTCGATGCCCGCGTCCGCGTAACGCATGCTGAAAGCGGGGTTATACGGCGTCGTCATGTACATCGGATACAGCAGCCCCTGCTTCAGCCAGTTCCCGCCGCTGATGTCGATTCCCGGCTGAAAGCTCTTCTGCCCGAACAAAGTCATCGGCAGCATCCATTCCAGCCACCGGTTCACCCCGTAATAATAACCACCCTGCGTGATCCCGGTCCACATATCCTTGGCGTGCGGATACGTGAAATCGTAGAAGTAGTTCCATGCCTTCTCGGCCAGCGACACAGCCGCTGGCGTCTCATCGGCCAAGGCCAGACCCACTACCAGGTATCCATACGTCTTAGTGAACGTCAGATTGTTGCGCGGGTCGTCCATGGGCACGAAGTAAAAGCTGCTCAACGTCCCCAGCCCCCCGCTCACAGGCAGCGGCGTCCACACGGCGATCCGGTTCCTGGTGTGCGCCGCCGCGCTTGTTCCCAGCACCCCGCGCTCCACCTGCAGCCGGTCCTGCTCCTTGCCGTTGACACGCACCCATTCGGTCGCGTACCGCCCCGTCGCTTCGCTCAGGTAATCCATCTTCAGAAAGAAGGGCGGCGGCGGCAGTTGCCCCGGCTTATCCACCCGCAACTCCCGGCTCTCCGGCCCCACTGCGTCCACCAATCTCACCAACGCCCTCGGCATGATCGAAAGCGGCCCGTAGGCGTGATGGGAAACGAACCACATCAGGCCGCAGCTATCGGCCTGCCACGCCTGCACCGCGCCGTACCCTGCTCCTCGAATCGCCACCGTCCGCGAATAGATCGCCGTCACCGTCATGGCCGTGTCCGAGTCGACCCGCGCGATCTTCAGCCACGCCCCCGACGGCAGCGGCTCACCCGTATGAATCCACTGCCCCGCCCGTAACGACGTGAACCGCGTTCCCTCCCCGCTCACTGTCGTCGATCCCGCTTCGAGCGTCATCTTCCCGGGCTGATCCTCCAGCATGTTCCGGCACCCGGTCCCGTCCATCCCGTTGAACATCTTGGCCGTGAACGCTGCGCGCTCCGGCGCGGTCAATTGCTCCCGGATGATCGAATAAGCATAGGCGAAGTTGGCCGCCCAAAACGATCCCCAATCGGTATACGAACCCCTTCCGCACAGCGTCAGCGTCTCGTCGCACGCACTGAACGTCTCCGATCCCAACATCTTGTCCGCGTTGTTGATCCAATGCCGCGCCGCCTCCAGATAGTCCGTCCGCCGGTTGTCCATATACCAACCGAGCGCCGCCATCAGCACCGTGTCCCCGCCCTGCACATCCGGCGACGCGTATTGCTGCTCCGGGTTCCGAACCCGCGCGTTCAGCCGCACCGCCAACGCTTCATAAGGCGCATATCCGCTCTTGGCCGCCGGCGCGCGCGCCGCCCCCGTTCCGTCCGGATCCTTCACCCGAGCCGTGATCGCTCCCTCCGGCCCGTCCAGCAGCAGCCGCGGATGCCCGGTCAGCCGCGTCGCCTGCACCTTCCCGATAAAACCTGCCCCCGCCGTCGCATCGTACTCCCCATTTCCCGCCACCGGCGACCCGTCCGGATTCCCCAGCGATATCCGGTCCCCGGCGACACTCAGCACCTTTCGCACACCGTTCGCCGCACTCGTCCCTCCGACGAAACTAACCCACACCGTGTCCCCGGCCGCCAGCCCATGCTCCGGCGCCGTTACCGTCACCGGAGTCGTATTCGTAACATTTGTAATGGACTTGCGCGATTCCGGCCCCCCGGTCCGGAGCTGCAACACCGGTTGCGCCGAGACTGGTAATAGAAAGACTAGGAACAGCAGGATCCGCACACTCTTCATGATAGAGGCTTCCACTCCGCAACTTCAGGCCCACCGATGGAATGCCCCTGCGGCGCGGTATTTCGGTCTTTCCCGCGGTCCCCTCGCCCGGTGTGCTGTGTCGCCGCGTCTCACCCCTTGACGTAC
Proteins encoded in this window:
- a CDS encoding Ig domain-containing protein yields the protein MTVTAPEHGLAAGDTVWVSFVGGTSAANGVRKVLSVAGDRISLGNPDGSPVAGNGEYDATAGAGFIGKVQATRLTGHPRLLLDGPEGAITARVKDPDGTGAARAPAAKSGYAPYEALAVRLNARVRNPEQQYASPDVQGGDTVLMAALGWYMDNRRTDYLEAARHWINNADKMLGSETFSACDETLTLCGRGSYTDWGSFWAANFAYAYSIIREQLTAPERAAFTAKMFNGMDGTGCRNMLEDQPGKMTLEAGSTTVSGEGTRFTSLRAGQWIHTGEPLPSGAWLKIARVDSDTAMTVTAIYSRTVAIRGAGYGAVQAWQADSCGLMWFVSHHAYGPLSIMPRALVRLVDAVGPESRELRVDKPGQLPPPPFFLKMDYLSEATGRYATEWVRVNGKEQDRLQVERGVLGTSAAAHTRNRIAVWTPLPVSGGLGTLSSFYFVPMDDPRNNLTFTKTYGYLVVGLALADETPAAVSLAEKAWNYFYDFTYPHAKDMWTGITQGGYYYGVNRWLEWMLPMTLFGQKSFQPGIDISGGNWLKQGLLYPMYMTTPYNPAFSMRYADAGIEEELLPRHLKYIVTGQAVYGGTAEASYANHWYANVAKWLDVRVLQGATGFNNIPWALAYFDPDNACGGDNCRDYRKELPPYHFFTETDYDPEWNPNSAFQAVVSKQNWDEDATMLFALALSRPVDHLAGYPGPGAYRISKKEVLLADNSEGGSGFSNPNRSNYVEIDGGNKLVAEIRPNLLGALGPNPVIDRKTGSDQYVYFRVNSRYAYTAEARVNRAYRHFVHWKENGGRDAIVVYDDVATDVPKPKKTRLHYWADKSTTPAFEARGADLVFTRQQARLSTRVVLPEVGGAGLTAAMNQPRTGETAYTVELDGGAGEESEFLVAHFPSANTADSMPAVRRMRELSDGFQGIEVDSNTPWASIFARGDGRKEVRFRTERAVKAVVAGLQPGVYTLEGNGGTREVRVNGDGTLVVEGGPGTYAVRQTQSTATLRILTGALVAGAAGVAYKVFLGAAEGTPPYRWSLSGGTLPAGMELSAEGELRGTPSRAGTSTFTARVTDASAPPQTADRAFVLRVEARAPAVEIATAELPVGVFDAWYDAHLEARGGTAPFRWSATGLPSGLQLESTSGILYGTPAESGNYALRVRVVDAAGETAEQEIALVVLASAAELRVVTEGVPDGVEGGSYQTVLEAYGGIRPYKWSVTGGALPTGLAMTENGEITGTPEAAGVAEFTVTVVDGGDPVRTASRVLSITVASGGR